The Candidatus Poribacteria bacterium genomic sequence CGGTTGCTTTTTCATCGTCTTTCTCCTGTGATGAAATGTTGCGTATCTCGGCGGGGGCCTGTGTCTCGTCCTTCTCGCTGAGCCGTTCAGAGATGCGTCCGCCAGTGGAGACACTTATCATGAAAATCCCGCGATTGCGCATCTCAAACGGGTTTGCGTCAAAGCAGGCGGAAACTAACATGATTTCGTTGTTGTTCAGGGGGCTTCTGCCTTTCATGCCTGTTTTTCCTTGTCCATCTTTTCCAGAATGCGTTCCACATCACTTGGTGCCGTCAGAAACCATTCCCTTCCGGGGGCATCGTCGATGTGTTGCCCTCGTGCCTTGAGCGTCTCATGGATGATCTGCTCTATGAAGATCGGGTCCTCCGTTTTGATATGCAGACCGAGTTTGAATCTTTCTGCGGCAACGGTGGTGTCTTGCTGGTAAATTCGGGTATGGAGTTCTTGTGTCGTCCGACCGATCTTGCACGGAAAAAACGTTTCCCCTTTGGATTCGGCACGGACGCGTTTGTGTTGGTCATAGTAAAGGTAGACGGAATGCCTGCCTGCGCCAATCGTCTTTTCAGCATTCAGGTTCATCTTTTTGCTCGGATTGGCAATCTTTTTGAGGTTCAGGGCGGACACCGCACCGGCAGCATGTGCGTTTCGGACATCGGCAACCATTTTCGCAACGACCTTCGGGGGCAGCCCCATGCGCCTGCCGAAACGATTGTTCATATCGGGATATGTGGCGACCCACTTCTCGAAGTCCTCTGCGGAGCGTTGACCGAGCATCAGATAAAAGACACTGGTGCGATACTCGGTCGTCGCGCGAAGTTCATCGACCTGTTCTTCGGTAAGTTTGAATTTTAAAGCCAGCTGCTTCAGAGTCGCCTTCTGCCACCAGCAACGTTCCGCGAGGACTTTGACGGTCTTGGCGTTGATCTCGTTGTTGTTCAGGGGACTTCTGCCTTTCATATTATCTTCCTTTCAATATCGTCGAGCACTGCGGACAGATTTACGACGGGAGAGAGAAGATCGACACTTATATTTGCTATCAAAAATACCACTTTTACCACTTCACTCGGATTTGTCCAAAACCATGAATTGCCTTTGGTATCTGGTATATCCTGTCCCCGGACAGTGAGGATGCCCTGTATTGCTTTCTCAAGCCCGTTGTGTCGATCGGTTCTAATGAGAAGTGCGATGATGGGGCCTTGTCGGTAGCTACGCGTTTGATTGCCTATCCGTTTTTCGGGTGCATCATATTTGACCTTGCCGTCCTTGTCTACACCATCTGTCTTTCCGATCCTGCACTGCCAAATAGACTTACCTTTGGATTCTGCGTCCTGTTTATCCTGTGGGAAATAGTAGAGATAGATCCAATGCTTTCCGAGACCGAAAATCCATTGATCCGGCTTCGCATAACGCCACACATCTTTGGAAATCTCGCTTGCCTTTGCGACAAAACTCAAGTTTTGCAGGGCAGCCTTGACCATCACAAGACTGTTTTCTCCTTCTGGAGGTTCTAATCCACCACGTTGGGTGTGTGAGTTGAGAACCCTTTTTACTACGGGATTTATTCTAATTCCGGCTGCCCATTTCTCTGGGATGAGTGCTTCAGCAATCTCTTGGGAGAAGTGCTGATCCTTATATTCATAATCCTTTTTTCTACCTTTCATAAAAACTCCTTTCAGCCGTGCGCGACACATGGTTTCATTGTGGCGCGCACGGCTGGGTTATGCGAAGTAGTGTCGGCACCGCGGGCATCCAAAAAGCCCGTTGAGTGCGAGAATGCCGTTCTGTTTGAAGTCGAGGCATTGCTTCATGGGCATCATCTCTTGTTTATGGAAGGATAAGAGTATTTCTCCATTTTGCTTGATGCGGAGAACCGCCGTGTGTCGGCGATGGATGTCGGTGTTGTTTTTGGGTTTTCTGCTCATGGAGTCTCCTGTTTTTTCAGTATCGGTCAAGGGGGTGCTACCCGCCGGTGAGCATCACTGCAAGGGTCAAATGAATATCATCAGGATCGCCACACCGAGGAAAGCGTCGATGAACTTCTGCCACTTCGGTTTACGCCGAATTACCCAAGCGTCGCAAATGAACGCCGAACTCTCTATAAATGTCAACAGCAGACACGGCATATCAGGGTTTGATTCCATCGCCATCGCACCAGCGATAAACGCATCCATCGGCGTGATATGCCAACCGACAGCGAAAATCAAGTCGCTCGGCATCTGATCATACGGCACATCTATAGCCCCTCATGTGGCATTGGGATAGGGAGCTTCAGCGTGCCTTGCTCAACGCATTTCTTCAGGCTCTGCTGGTTGAGGCGTTGGGTCATTTTCAGATATACCTCGTAAAACCGCAAGCGTCGGATCGTGTAATCACTCTCATCA encodes the following:
- a CDS encoding GIY-YIG nuclease family protein, with amino-acid sequence MKGRSPLNNNEINAKTVKVLAERCWWQKATLKQLALKFKLTEEQVDELRATTEYRTSVFYLMLGQRSAEDFEKWVATYPDMNNRFGRRMGLPPKVVAKMVADVRNAHAAGAVSALNLKKIANPSKKMNLNAEKTIGAGRHSVYLYYDQHKRVRAESKGETFFPCKIGRTTQELHTRIYQQDTTVAAERFKLGLHIKTEDPIFIEQIIHETLKARGQHIDDAPGREWFLTAPSDVERILEKMDKEKQA